One window of the Haloarcula halobia genome contains the following:
- a CDS encoding sodium-dependent transporter → MTRATWRTRLGFLLAAVGSAVGLGNIWRFPWLTATNGGAAFLLLYVLVIVLVGVPGLLGEMVIGRRSRRNPVGAFGALGGPRWRALGGVALVASVVVLSFYSVVGGWILRYTVASATGAYFGAPAEFFGAIDFGVGAAGFHVLFLLATVAVVYAGVDRGIELATTVMVPGIVVLFGALAVWAATLPGSSGGYDFFLSLDVAYLRANFVDVLVAAAGQALFTLSVGAGAMLTYASYVDEDRSLAADGTVIAALNTGIGVLAGLVIFPLLFSLGVSPGEGGPGALFVSLAGAFADLPYSRLVGVVFFGVVLLAALSSAISILEVLVAYLVDERDMARSRATLGMGGLFLVTGTAAALSPSLFSLLADTIANLALTAGLLGFLLFDGWVLGRLALEEYEKGAGPIARLAGLPWYYAVAVVLPLFLAFTLVSGLAGVVGVSVSPPQAVAVAVVGVVTVIALMRTRADPAP, encoded by the coding sequence ATGACGAGAGCCACCTGGCGGACTCGACTCGGGTTCCTGCTCGCCGCCGTGGGCAGCGCCGTCGGCCTCGGGAACATCTGGCGGTTCCCCTGGCTGACCGCGACCAACGGCGGCGCGGCGTTCCTGTTGCTGTACGTCCTCGTAATCGTGCTCGTCGGCGTCCCCGGACTGCTCGGCGAGATGGTCATCGGTCGGCGCTCGCGCCGGAACCCGGTCGGCGCGTTCGGGGCGCTGGGCGGTCCGCGCTGGCGCGCCCTCGGCGGCGTGGCGCTCGTGGCCTCGGTCGTCGTCCTCTCCTTTTACTCGGTGGTCGGCGGCTGGATCCTGCGCTACACGGTCGCCAGCGCGACCGGCGCGTACTTCGGCGCGCCCGCCGAGTTCTTCGGCGCCATCGACTTCGGCGTCGGCGCGGCCGGCTTCCACGTCCTCTTCCTGCTGGCGACGGTCGCCGTCGTCTACGCGGGCGTCGACCGCGGCATCGAACTGGCCACGACGGTGATGGTCCCCGGCATCGTCGTCCTCTTCGGCGCGCTGGCCGTCTGGGCCGCGACGCTCCCCGGCAGTTCGGGCGGCTACGACTTCTTCCTCTCGCTGGACGTGGCCTACCTCCGGGCGAACTTCGTCGACGTCCTGGTGGCGGCGGCCGGACAGGCCCTGTTCACGCTCTCGGTGGGCGCTGGCGCGATGCTCACCTACGCCTCCTACGTCGACGAGGACCGGTCGCTGGCGGCCGACGGCACCGTCATCGCGGCGCTGAACACCGGCATCGGCGTCCTCGCGGGGTTGGTCATCTTCCCGCTGCTGTTCTCGCTGGGCGTCTCGCCCGGCGAGGGCGGTCCCGGCGCGCTGTTCGTCAGCCTCGCGGGAGCCTTCGCTGACCTGCCCTACAGCCGCCTGGTCGGCGTCGTCTTCTTCGGCGTCGTCCTGCTGGCGGCGCTGTCCTCGGCCATCAGCATCCTCGAGGTGCTCGTCGCCTACCTCGTCGACGAACGCGACATGGCGCGCTCTCGGGCGACCCTCGGCATGGGCGGGCTCTTTCTGGTCACCGGGACCGCCGCCGCGCTGTCGCCGTCGCTGTTCTCCTTGCTGGCGGACACCATCGCCAACCTCGCGCTGACCGCCGGCCTGCTCGGCTTCCTGCTGTTCGACGGGTGGGTGCTCGGCCGCCTGGCCCTAGAAGAGTACGAGAAGGGCGCGGGCCCCATCGCTCGCCTGGCGGGGCTCCCGTGGTACTACGCCGTCGCCGTCGTCCTCCCGCTCTTTCTGGCGTTCACGCTCGTCTCCGGCCTCGCCGGGGTCGTCGGCGTCTCGGTCAGTCCCCCGCAGGCAGTGGCCGTCGCCGTCGTCGGCGTGGTCACGGTCATCGCCCTCATGCGGACCCGTGCCGACCCCGCGCCCTGA
- a CDS encoding SDR family oxidoreductase, which yields MSVEFDFDGDVALVTGVGGALGSAAAQAFLEAGATVCGADVVDPESEDFLLEAPERIDFHQGDFTAEAEVERVVGDVIDEHGRLDYLLNIAGTWRGGDPVHDTDVDTFDFLFDVNLKTMFLASKHALPHLQETEGAVVSVSARSSLEGGEGDGLYRATKAGVRLLTETIAEENLGTVRANAVMPSVIDTPMNREMMPDSDHSKWVDPADIAAMMLLLCSDATSVTSGAAVPVYGEA from the coding sequence ATGTCAGTCGAATTCGACTTCGACGGTGACGTAGCGCTCGTGACCGGCGTCGGCGGTGCCCTCGGAAGTGCGGCCGCACAGGCCTTCCTGGAGGCCGGGGCGACGGTCTGTGGGGCCGACGTCGTCGACCCCGAGAGCGAGGACTTCCTGCTCGAAGCGCCCGAACGTATCGACTTCCACCAGGGTGATTTCACAGCAGAGGCGGAGGTCGAACGCGTCGTCGGCGATGTTATCGACGAACACGGCCGGCTGGACTACCTGCTCAACATCGCCGGTACCTGGCGCGGCGGCGACCCGGTCCACGACACCGACGTCGATACCTTCGATTTCCTGTTCGACGTCAACCTCAAGACGATGTTCCTGGCATCGAAACACGCCCTGCCACACCTCCAGGAGACGGAGGGGGCCGTCGTCTCCGTCTCGGCCAGGTCGTCGCTCGAGGGCGGCGAGGGCGACGGCCTCTACCGGGCGACGAAGGCCGGCGTCCGCCTGCTGACCGAGACCATCGCCGAGGAGAACCTCGGGACGGTGCGGGCAAACGCCGTCATGCCCAGCGTCATCGACACGCCGATGAACCGCGAGATGATGCCCGACTCGGACCACTCGAAGTGGGTCGACCCGGCCGACATCGCCGCGATGATGCTGCTGCTGTGCTCGGACGCGACGTCGGTCACCAGCGGTGCGGCCGTGCCGGTCTACGGCGAGGCCTGA
- a CDS encoding sodium-dependent transporter, which translates to MSERETWATRVGFILAAIGSAVGLGNLWQFPFKTATNGGAAFVVFYLVAVVLVGFPAMLAEFVLGRRTNVNAVDAFAELGHRQWRVVGGLAVFTGFWILSYYNVVGGWVIRYILGSATGAYFADPGGYFGAVSSGPGAVLAQAAFLAVVVGIVALGIEDGIEKATKVMVPSIVVLMVALAAWVATLPGAAEGYAFFLSPNVDAMMANAGSIIPFAVGQAFFTLSLGMAIMITYSSYVGSDDNLVFDGGMVVVTNTLVGVLAGLVVFPILLTIGAEITTESGGAGALFVATAAGFSSVPFGRVFGVVFFGVVLIAALSSAISLLEVTVAYANDNFGIPRPHLASAVGLVLFLLGLPSAWDTRWLTWFDDVAYQLFLPVSVLALVVFVGWVVGRDAVDELRQGSEGLGPVGPVWLWTLRLVVVAAIVGTLVLGVNELFLVEDAAFFQPF; encoded by the coding sequence ATGTCCGAGCGAGAGACGTGGGCAACGAGAGTTGGATTCATCCTCGCGGCCATCGGGAGCGCAGTCGGTCTCGGGAACCTCTGGCAGTTCCCGTTCAAGACCGCGACCAACGGCGGGGCGGCCTTCGTCGTCTTCTACCTGGTGGCGGTGGTCCTCGTGGGCTTCCCGGCGATGCTGGCGGAGTTCGTGCTCGGTCGGCGGACCAACGTGAACGCCGTCGACGCGTTCGCCGAACTCGGCCACCGCCAGTGGCGCGTCGTCGGTGGCCTCGCGGTGTTCACCGGCTTCTGGATCCTGTCGTACTACAACGTGGTCGGCGGGTGGGTCATCCGCTACATCCTCGGGAGCGCGACGGGCGCGTACTTCGCCGACCCCGGCGGCTACTTCGGGGCCGTCTCCTCCGGGCCGGGTGCGGTCCTGGCACAGGCGGCCTTCCTCGCCGTCGTCGTCGGCATCGTCGCGCTGGGCATCGAGGACGGCATCGAGAAGGCGACGAAGGTGATGGTCCCCAGCATCGTGGTGCTGATGGTGGCGCTGGCCGCCTGGGTCGCCACGCTGCCCGGGGCCGCCGAGGGGTACGCCTTCTTCCTCTCGCCGAACGTCGACGCGATGATGGCCAACGCCGGCAGCATCATCCCCTTCGCGGTCGGCCAGGCCTTCTTCACGCTCTCGCTGGGGATGGCCATCATGATTACCTACTCCTCGTACGTCGGCAGCGACGACAACCTCGTGTTCGACGGCGGGATGGTCGTCGTCACGAACACCCTCGTCGGCGTCCTCGCCGGGCTGGTCGTCTTCCCCATCCTGCTGACCATCGGCGCGGAGATCACCACCGAGAGCGGCGGCGCGGGGGCGCTGTTCGTCGCGACGGCGGCCGGGTTCAGTTCGGTCCCCTTCGGCCGCGTCTTCGGCGTCGTCTTCTTCGGCGTCGTCCTCATCGCGGCGCTGTCCTCGGCCATCAGCCTGCTCGAGGTGACCGTCGCCTACGCCAACGACAACTTCGGGATTCCGCGGCCCCACCTCGCGTCCGCCGTCGGCCTCGTGTTGTTCCTGCTCGGCCTCCCCTCGGCGTGGGACACCAGGTGGCTGACGTGGTTCGACGACGTCGCCTACCAGCTCTTTCTGCCCGTCTCCGTGCTCGCGCTGGTCGTCTTCGTCGGCTGGGTCGTCGGCCGCGACGCCGTCGACGAGCTCCGGCAGGGGAGCGAGGGGCTCGGCCCCGTCGGGCCCGTGTGGCTCTGGACGCTGCGGCTGGTCGTCGTCGCGGCCATCGTCGGCACGCTCGTGCTGGGAGTAAACGAGCTGTTCCTCGTCGAGGACGCCGCCTTCTTCCAGCCCTTCTGA
- a CDS encoding HAMP domain-containing methyl-accepting chemotaxis protein, with the protein MASDSASPLPNFVSDSYAGRLGAALAFAIVVVVAFGVLVSVQASATLEADVSDELTALSDTQADQLDAWLSTTRREARTTSSRPVFATGSNTEIQNRLESMVADDAVPPDVVAVHYVDTASGEILASSNEQFVDVNAAEQGAPFATDTPTFEGPDDTYVTRPFSVSVVDHPIVAVVSPVPGAEDRLLVYMTDLEAKTGEISRQRTGSRTLVVGTDGRFVFHHNTSKVGTVAPVSTLDGDPLGELEPGNSTFVETDSMVMGLSRLEDQDWIVMTHSAPSEAYALSNQINSDLVGLILLAVVNLGLVGVTIGGNTIASLRRLSAKAEAMADGDLDVELDTSRTDEFGTLYDAFDNMRTNLREQIAEAESARETAESAREEAEAARADVEEERNEMEALSSHLELKAQEYSDALDAAADGDLTARVDTDSMSDAMAAVGEEINATLAALESTIANMQTFAANVMQSSDRVASNADRVDEASKQVASSIEEIFEGATEQNEGLDSAASEMENLSATAEEVASAAQQVADTSESAANVGEDGREAAQAAIEEMSEIDDVTKETVAEINALDDDLDEIGEIVSVITSIVEQTNMLALNASIEAAHADGDGDGFAVVADEIKGLAEETKEAASDIEARIERIQAQAGDTVETMESTSQRITEGVDTVEEAVEALETIVEYTEEVDTGIQEIDHATAEQARTAQDVMGTIDDLSEISQQTATEADVVAGAADDQEAAIGQVADAADELGQRAADLESLLERFRVDSSGEVGANTPTAETDD; encoded by the coding sequence ATGGCATCAGACAGCGCGTCACCGCTGCCGAACTTTGTCAGCGACAGTTACGCCGGCCGGCTCGGCGCCGCACTCGCGTTCGCGATCGTCGTCGTCGTCGCCTTCGGGGTGCTCGTCAGCGTCCAGGCGTCTGCCACGCTGGAAGCAGACGTCTCGGACGAGCTGACCGCCCTGTCTGACACCCAGGCCGACCAGCTGGACGCCTGGCTGTCGACGACGCGACGCGAGGCCCGGACGACATCGAGCAGGCCGGTGTTCGCGACGGGGTCGAACACGGAGATACAGAATCGCCTCGAGAGTATGGTCGCGGACGATGCGGTCCCGCCGGACGTCGTCGCCGTCCACTACGTGGACACGGCGTCGGGCGAGATACTCGCGAGCTCGAACGAGCAGTTCGTCGACGTCAACGCCGCCGAGCAGGGCGCGCCGTTCGCGACGGACACCCCCACCTTCGAGGGGCCCGACGACACCTACGTGACGCGGCCGTTCTCCGTCTCCGTCGTCGACCACCCCATCGTCGCCGTGGTCTCACCGGTTCCGGGCGCCGAGGACCGCCTGCTCGTGTACATGACCGACCTGGAAGCGAAGACCGGCGAGATATCCAGGCAGCGTACCGGGTCACGGACGCTCGTCGTCGGCACCGACGGCCGGTTTGTCTTCCACCACAACACGTCGAAGGTCGGGACGGTCGCACCGGTCTCGACGCTCGACGGCGACCCGCTGGGCGAACTCGAACCCGGCAACAGCACGTTCGTCGAGACGGACTCGATGGTGATGGGGCTCTCCCGACTGGAGGACCAGGACTGGATCGTCATGACCCACTCCGCGCCGTCGGAGGCCTACGCCCTGAGCAACCAGATAAACTCCGACCTGGTGGGACTCATCCTGCTCGCGGTGGTGAACCTGGGACTCGTCGGTGTCACCATCGGTGGCAACACCATCGCGTCGCTCCGACGACTCTCCGCGAAGGCCGAGGCGATGGCCGATGGCGACCTCGATGTGGAACTGGATACCTCGAGGACCGACGAGTTCGGGACGCTCTACGACGCCTTCGACAACATGCGGACGAACCTCAGAGAGCAGATCGCCGAGGCCGAATCCGCCCGTGAGACGGCCGAGTCGGCCCGCGAGGAGGCAGAAGCGGCGCGGGCGGACGTCGAGGAGGAGCGCAACGAGATGGAGGCGCTCAGCAGCCACCTCGAACTGAAGGCCCAGGAGTACAGCGACGCGCTCGACGCGGCCGCGGACGGCGACCTGACCGCGCGGGTCGACACCGATAGCATGAGCGACGCGATGGCGGCCGTCGGCGAGGAGATAAACGCCACGCTGGCCGCGCTGGAGTCGACCATCGCGAACATGCAGACGTTCGCCGCGAACGTCATGCAGTCGAGCGACCGGGTCGCGTCCAACGCCGACCGGGTCGACGAGGCCAGCAAGCAGGTCGCCTCGTCCATCGAAGAGATATTCGAGGGTGCGACCGAGCAAAACGAGGGGCTGGACTCGGCGGCATCGGAGATGGAGAACCTCTCGGCGACGGCCGAGGAGGTGGCCTCGGCCGCCCAGCAGGTCGCCGACACCTCCGAGTCGGCCGCGAACGTCGGCGAGGACGGACGCGAGGCCGCACAGGCGGCTATCGAGGAGATGAGCGAGATCGACGACGTGACCAAGGAGACGGTCGCCGAGATCAACGCCCTCGACGACGACCTGGACGAAATCGGCGAAATCGTCAGCGTCATCACCTCTATCGTCGAACAGACGAACATGCTGGCGCTGAACGCCTCGATCGAGGCGGCACACGCCGACGGCGACGGGGACGGCTTCGCCGTCGTCGCCGACGAGATAAAGGGCCTCGCCGAGGAGACCAAGGAGGCCGCAAGCGACATCGAGGCGCGCATCGAACGCATCCAGGCCCAGGCCGGCGACACGGTCGAGACGATGGAGTCGACGAGCCAGCGCATCACCGAGGGCGTCGATACCGTCGAGGAGGCCGTCGAGGCGCTGGAGACCATCGTCGAGTACACCGAGGAGGTCGACACGGGTATCCAGGAGATAGACCACGCGACGGCCGAACAGGCCCGGACCGCACAGGACGTCATGGGGACCATCGACGACCTCTCGGAGATCAGCCAGCAGACCGCGACGGAGGCCGACGTCGTCGCGGGCGCGGCCGACGACCAGGAGGCCGCCATCGGACAGGTCGCCGACGCCGCCGACGAGCTGGGCCAGCGCGCCGCGGACCTCGAATCGCTCCTCGAACGCTTCCGTGTCGACTCGAGCGGTGAGGTCGGCGCGAACACGCCGACCGCGGAGACCGACGACTGA
- a CDS encoding protein kinase domain-containing protein produces the protein MSPDERGPKDPRTLVAEVITAPETGRTQLPALLGLLDVGDRQVRLGAVTALCVVAEDHPATADYIVRRLLDRTGGDQSLEVALALEYLAARYPGAVETELDAYNATHDADRDLGDLTAELGSATLHESSLGLDVGRTTAVGDATTGRRTDDDPEDVETDDDADEADADGTIGGGSTADLLPGRTDWIAIVEHESSFDRLSVLAPRDRRRYGDVYRTLGAVDGTDVAVAIRLLDTPDPDTDAFRSAVGTRLDDWATVAGLDNVVSLYDWGHEPHLWATTEYTDETLADRGRFDLAEAAWHAEQLALAVSSLHERGVVHASIDPENVAYYGNVLAADDRQPPLLDNVGAIQAYRHVTDPANYLDPRYAAPEFYDRRFGRIDHATDLYHLGAVCYRLFTGEPPYAGEFETIRERVLQDPPPTPSEAADVPAAVDAIVGKAMGKRKLARYESVTHLTQEIRTLKASLEDDGG, from the coding sequence ATGTCGCCGGACGAGCGCGGCCCGAAGGACCCGCGGACGCTGGTCGCCGAGGTCATCACGGCCCCCGAGACGGGGCGTACGCAGCTCCCGGCCCTGCTGGGGTTGCTCGACGTTGGCGACCGGCAGGTCCGACTCGGCGCGGTGACGGCCCTCTGTGTCGTCGCCGAGGACCACCCGGCCACGGCGGACTACATCGTGCGCCGCCTGCTCGACCGGACCGGGGGCGACCAGTCCCTCGAGGTGGCTCTGGCGCTCGAGTACCTGGCCGCCCGGTATCCCGGGGCGGTCGAAACCGAGCTGGACGCCTACAACGCGACCCACGACGCGGACCGCGACCTCGGTGACCTGACGGCGGAGTTAGGCAGCGCGACGCTCCACGAATCGTCGCTGGGCCTCGACGTGGGTCGGACGACCGCCGTCGGCGACGCCACCACCGGGCGGCGGACCGACGACGACCCCGAGGACGTCGAGACCGACGACGATGCCGACGAGGCGGACGCCGACGGGACGATAGGCGGCGGTTCGACCGCCGATCTGTTGCCGGGCCGTACCGACTGGATCGCCATCGTCGAGCACGAGAGCTCGTTCGACCGCCTCTCCGTCCTGGCACCCCGCGACAGGCGGCGGTACGGGGACGTCTACCGGACGCTCGGGGCCGTCGACGGCACCGACGTCGCCGTCGCGATACGCCTGCTCGACACGCCCGATCCGGACACCGACGCCTTCCGGTCGGCCGTCGGGACACGACTCGACGACTGGGCCACCGTCGCCGGCCTCGACAACGTCGTCTCGCTGTACGACTGGGGCCACGAGCCGCACCTCTGGGCGACGACGGAGTACACCGACGAGACGCTTGCCGACCGCGGCCGGTTCGACCTGGCAGAGGCCGCCTGGCACGCCGAACAGCTGGCCCTCGCCGTCTCGTCGCTCCACGAACGGGGCGTCGTCCACGCGAGCATCGACCCGGAGAACGTCGCCTACTACGGGAACGTCCTGGCGGCCGACGACCGACAACCGCCGCTGCTGGACAACGTCGGGGCCATCCAGGCCTACCGGCACGTCACCGACCCGGCGAACTACCTCGACCCGCGCTACGCCGCGCCCGAGTTCTACGACCGCCGCTTCGGGCGCATCGACCACGCGACCGACCTCTATCACCTCGGTGCGGTCTGCTACCGCCTGTTCACCGGCGAGCCACCCTACGCCGGCGAGTTCGAGACGATCCGCGAGCGCGTGCTCCAGGACCCCCCGCCGACGCCGAGCGAGGCGGCCGACGTCCCCGCTGCCGTCGACGCCATCGTCGGCAAGGCGATGGGCAAGCGGAAACTCGCGCGCTACGAGTCGGTAACCCACCTAACACAAGAGATACGTACGCTGAAAGCGAGTCTCGAAGACGATGGTGGGTAA
- a CDS encoding DNA-3-methyladenine glycosylase family protein: MHRSTIDLAALAGDFDLQSTVESGQSYLWDREDGRMYDRDGETGSDAWYWTTARVDGDPEVVRARQTDGVLDWEASFDAESHLRARLGLDDDLPAIRGTAPPDAVVEEAYDAYWGMRIVRDPAFPTLISFICSAQMRVARIHGMQQALRREFGDPVAFDGRQYRAYPTPEALAAASEADLRDLNLGYRAPYVKRSAELVADGEVHPEDARGRDYEDARAALTEFVGVGEKVADCILLFSLGYLEAVPLDTWIRTTIAEYYPECDRGNYGDTSRAIREALGGEYAGYTQTYLFHYLRSGGRDTRT, encoded by the coding sequence ATGCACCGGAGTACCATCGACCTCGCCGCGCTCGCGGGCGACTTCGACCTCCAGTCGACCGTCGAGAGCGGGCAGTCGTACCTCTGGGACCGCGAGGACGGCCGGATGTACGACCGGGACGGCGAGACGGGGAGCGACGCCTGGTACTGGACGACGGCCCGGGTCGACGGCGACCCGGAAGTCGTCCGCGCGCGCCAGACCGATGGTGTCCTCGACTGGGAGGCCTCGTTCGACGCCGAATCACACCTCCGGGCCCGCCTGGGGCTCGACGACGACCTGCCGGCCATCCGCGGGACGGCCCCGCCCGACGCCGTCGTCGAGGAAGCCTACGACGCCTACTGGGGGATGCGCATCGTGCGCGACCCGGCCTTCCCGACGCTGATCTCGTTCATCTGCTCGGCGCAGATGCGCGTCGCCCGCATCCACGGGATGCAACAGGCGCTGCGCCGCGAGTTCGGCGACCCGGTCGCGTTCGACGGCCGGCAGTACCGCGCCTATCCGACGCCAGAGGCGCTGGCCGCTGCCAGCGAGGCCGACCTGCGAGATCTGAACCTGGGCTATCGCGCGCCCTACGTCAAGCGGTCGGCGGAACTGGTCGCCGACGGCGAGGTACATCCCGAAGACGCTCGGGGACGCGACTACGAGGACGCCCGCGCGGCGCTGACGGAGTTCGTCGGCGTCGGCGAGAAGGTGGCCGACTGCATTCTGCTGTTCTCGCTTGGCTACCTCGAAGCGGTCCCCCTGGATACGTGGATTCGCACCACCATCGCGGAGTACTACCCGGAGTGCGACCGTGGCAACTACGGCGACACCTCCCGGGCCATCCGCGAGGCCCTCGGCGGCGAGTACGCCGGCTACACGCAGACCTACCTGTTTCACTACCTGCGCTCGGGCGGTCGGGACACTAGAA